A DNA window from Hevea brasiliensis isolate MT/VB/25A 57/8 chromosome 2, ASM3005281v1, whole genome shotgun sequence contains the following coding sequences:
- the LOC110661664 gene encoding uncharacterized protein LOC110661664, whose translation MGNCLFKGFGVEIQEMIKVVTTNGGVMELHAPITAECITNEFPGHAIYRSHDLSSPPLPHHEELQGGHLYYLLPISTNKNTSTTTNTTDSNNNAINSTSLSKLAPYRMSFDNQRVLKRLTDAVVFPRYNSTGVWKVKLVICPEQLAEILAQEARTEELIESVRTVAKCGNGVSSSVASSDQWSVSSSWKGSGEKCGEDDC comes from the coding sequence ATGGGGAATTGCTTGTTTAAAGGATTTGGGGTTGAAATTCAAGAAATGATAAAAGTGGTCACAACAAACGGAGGAGTCATGGAGCTCCACGCACCCATCACCGCAGAGTGCATAACCAACGAGTTCCCAGGTCATGCCATCTACCGTAGCCACGACCTCTCATCTCCACCTCTCCCCCACCATGAAGAGCTCCAAGGAGGCCATCTCTACTACCTTCTCCCTATCAGCACCAATAAAAACACCTCCACTACTACAAATACTACAGATTCTAACAACAACGCCATAAATTCTACTTCGTTGTCCAAACTCGCACCCTATCGCATGTCTTTTGATAATCAGAGGGTACTAAAGAGATTAACGGACGCTGTGGTGTTTCCGAGGTATAACAGCACGGGGGTTTGGAAGGTGAAGCTGGTGATATGCCCAGAGCAGCTGGCGGAGATACTAGCTCAAGAGGCACGAACAGAGGAGTTGATAGAGAGCGTGAGGACGGTGGCTAAGTGTGGAAATGGGGTCTCTTCTTCAGTGGCTAGTTCGGACCAATGGAGTGTGTCTAGTAGCTGGAAAGGATCTGGTGAGAAATGTGGGGAGGATGATTGTTAG
- the LOC110661665 gene encoding uncharacterized protein LOC110661665, with amino-acid sequence MSQQRQFQMVGGSSNTGQYNDTTFTKIFVGGLAWETQRDTMRSYFEQFGEILEAVVITDKNTGRSKGYGFVTFKDPDAAMRACQNPSPVIDGRRTNCNLASLGAHKTRPPNPQHGAGRFRPAPGLVAPPAYHGSSSSYIHQPTGQFTFPYSAYGYTGYSHDTLYPLNYYGVYGGQQFSPFYSPGASGTPGMFHNFYPLYTQYGQSSQGHGFGVQYPHMVQYPYLPQHYSSTGILSIPSSMAMETTTAVATTMTMPMIATTTTIATTTAAGVVGAGAGALQTSGTATELNSST; translated from the exons ATGTCTCAACAAAGGCAATTTCAGATGGTGGGTGGCAGCAGCAATACAGGCCAGTACAATGACACAACTTTTACTAAAATCTTTGTTGGAGGCTTGGCCTGGGAAACCCAAAGGGATACCATGAGGAGTTATTTTGAGCAGTTTGGGGAGATCCTGGAGGCTGTTGTTATCACGGATAAGAACACTGGGAGATCCAAGGGCTATGGCTTT GTTACATTTAAGGATCCTGACGCAGCCATGAGAGCTTGTCAAAACCCATCTCCTGTGATTGATGGAAGAAGGACAAACTGCAATCTTGCATCACTTGGTGCACACAAGACTCGTCCACCAAATCCTCAACATG GAGCAGGACGGTTTAGACCAGCACCTGGATTGGTGGCTCCACCTGCTTATCATGGTTCTTCATCATCATATATCCATCAACCCACTGGGCAATTCACATTTCCTTATTCAGCTTATGG GTACACTGGATATTCACATGACACCTTGTACCCTTTG AATTATTATGGGGTATATGGAGGTCAACAATTTTCTCCTTTTTACTCTCCTGGGGCATCAGGAACTCCTGGGATGTTCCATAACTTCTATCCACTCTATACACAGTATGGACAGAGTAGTCAAGGTCATGGTTTTGGAGTTCAGTATCCCCATATGGTACAGTATCCATATTTACCTCAGCACTATAGCTCTACAGGAATTTTATCAATTCCTTCCTCGATGGCAATGGAAACTACTACCGCAG TTGCAACAACAATGACAATGCCTATGATTGCGACAACAACAACCATAGCCACGACAACAGCAGCAGGGGTGGTGGGAGCGGGAGCAGGTGCTTTGCAAACCTCTGGAACGGCTACTGAACTAAATTCATCAACCTAA
- the LOC110661666 gene encoding 60S acidic ribosomal protein P1: protein MSVGEVACTYAALILHDDGIPVTAEKIALLVKAANITVESYWPSLFAKLLEKRNVDDLILNVGSGGGGAPVAAAAPAAGGGGAAAAAAPAAEEKKKEEPEEESDDDMGFSLFD, encoded by the exons ATGTCGGTTGGAGAGGTTGCTTGCACTTACGCTGCTTTGATTCTCCATGATGATGGTATTCCCGTCACT GCAGAGAAAATCGCACTGTTGGTCAAAGCAGCCAATATAACAGTCGAATCTTACTGGCCAAGCTTGTTTGCCAAGCTATTGGAGAAGCGTAATGTTGATGATCTCATCTTGAATGTTGgctctggtggtggtggtgctccaGTCGCCGCTGCAGCCCCTgctgctggtggtggtggtgcggcTGCAGCTGCAGCTCCTGCAGCCGAAGAGAAGAAGAAG GAAGAACCTGAGGAGGAGAGTGATGACGACATGGGATTCAGCTTGTTTGATTAG